Proteins from a single region of Colias croceus chromosome Z, ilColCroc2.1:
- the LOC123705316 gene encoding uncharacterized protein LOC123705316 codes for MSSLVCALDRPGNLNIALTKDLPQFGRKRVRFLSAECTRDHQYWSRLLRRLNIARTIFCAAAACQQQPGYQRQLPPSEEHRLSYVNKYKLCRNCLRQGHPVSNCRMGSCRQCQQKHNTLLHSSNDDVTANLSTDEQVEPNESVAAFSRQMSNHVLLSTALIEVFNPINKQVEKVRALLDCGSQSSFITKSLQRRMSLRTCPLQAINVIGIGNNSSNTVYESCLTQIKSLNSNYSVTLSCLVLNELTGRLPKTPVDIKALKIPNSLTLADPEFYKPAPIEVLIGADIFWDILNSEQLSLGPNNPKLQNSKFGWIIAGPINNYFSKEIHCNPSRIANPTSNEIHKMLTKFWELEELPQKTVRSQNDIACEKHFLNTTTRLESGRFCVKLPLKDSPDCLGDSYSQAKKRFLNLEKRFRRNKELKSKYVEFIREYADMGHLSESPTPIPNPSYFLCHHAVIKENSESTKLRVVFDGSAPTTSGFSVNDILMVGPNIQDSLFSILVRARQHKFILTGDIAKMYRQVQIESSDQNLQLILWREDESQPIKTLRLSTVTYGTASASYLSTRCLWQDRRNTGAH; via the exons ATGTCTTCGCTAGTCTGCGCACTTGACCGGCCTGGAAACCTTAACATTGCCCTCACCAAGGATCTCCCGCAATTTGGCAGAAAGAGAGTTCGCTTCCTTAGTGCTGAATGCACCAGGGATCACCAGTATTG GAGCCGTCTTCTCAGGCGACTAAATATCGCTCGCACGATCTTCTGCGCAGCAGCTGCGTGTCAGCAGCAGCCCGGCTACCAGCGGCAGCTTCCACCAAGCGAGGAGC ATAGGCTGTcgtatgttaataaatataaattatgtcgAAATTGCCTCAGACAAGGGCATCCTGTCAGTAACTGCCGCATGGGTTCATGTCGACAATGCCAGCAAAAACACAACACTCTCCTCCATAGTTCTAATGATGACGTCACTGCCAACTTAAGCACAGATGAGCAAGTTGAACCAAACGAATCTGTAGCAGCCTTTTCTAGACAAATGTCCAATCATGTTCTCCTATCTACAGCATTGATAGAAGTTTTTAACCCTATTAATAAGCAGGTAGAAAAGGTTCGCGCTCTCTTGGATTGTGGCAGCCAGTCTTCATTTATCACTAAATCCCTGCAACGGAGAATGTCACTAAGAACTTGCCCATTGCAGGCAATAAATGTCATTGGGATTGGCAATAATTCTTCTAATACAGTGTACGAAAGCTGTCTCACTCAAATAAAATCTCTAAATAGCAACTACAGCGTTACTCTTTCATGTCTTGTTCTCAACGAATTGACGGGCCGCTTACCTAAGACCCCAGTTGATATTAAAGCTCTCAAAATACCTAATTCTCTTACTTTGGCGGACCCTGAGTTCTACAAGCCAGCTCCGATTGAAGTTTTGATTGGAGCAGATATCTTCTGGGACATTCTAAACAGCGAACAGCTTTCTTTAGGTCCTAATAATCCTAAATTGCAAAATTCTAAATTCGGCTGGATAATAGCTGGCCCaatcaacaattattttagCAAAGAAATTCATTGCAATCCTTCCAGAATTGCAAACCCTACATCTAACGAAATTCACAAAATGCTCACAAAATTCTGGGAGCTTGAAGAGCTACCCCAAAAAACTGTTCGAAGTCAAAATGACATTGCATGCGAAAAACACTTTCTAAATACCACCACTCGCTTAGAAAGTGGCAGATTCTGTGTGAAGTTACCCCTAAAGGACTCACCTGACTGCCTCGGCGATTCATACTCTCAAGCTAAAAAACGATTCCTAAATCTTGAGAAAAGATTTAGACGAAATAAAGAACTAAAATCAAAATACGTTGAATTCATTCGTGAATACGCTGATATGGGCCATCTATCTGAATCACCTACTCCTATTCCAAATCcatcatattttttgtgtcaCCATGCTGTCATAAAGGAGAATAGTGAATCTACCAAACTCCGAGTAGTGTTCGATGGCTCAGCCCCCACAACCTCTGGCTTCTCTGTCAATGACATCCTCATGGTAGGCCCAAATATTCAAGACTCTCTTTTCTCCATTTTAGTGAGAGCTCGGCaacataaattcattttgacAGGTGACATCGCCAAAATGTACCGTCAGGTTCAAATTGAGAGTTCAGATCAAAATTTGCAGCTCATATTATGGAGAGAAGATGAGTCTCAGCCTATCAAAACTCTGCGACTGAGTACTGTCACTTACGGTACCGCCAGTGCCAGTTACTTGAGCACGAGATGTCTTTGGCAG